In a genomic window of Amphiprion ocellaris isolate individual 3 ecotype Okinawa chromosome 11, ASM2253959v1, whole genome shotgun sequence:
- the LOC111588815 gene encoding golgin subfamily A member 6-like protein 25 yields the protein MAQRNCGRGRGGFENPPHRGGHYNNRRGPTEKEKWLCAYQDRIFKLEDKIEEMEKHMRELQEENSQLLSQVHSDSRKIKSQEEHLQAYREMEATNKRLQDSKKELEVTNKRLLESNSEMAVVNKRILMAYKEIQATNQCLQDSKKDMETTNKCLQENKRVLEEKNKCLEHTNEEIEESYRRLLKSYNDIEETNQRLQESSKDMETPNKCLHENNRELEEKNKCLEHTNEKMEESYRRLLKSYNDIEETNQRLQESSKDMETPNKCLHESNRELEEKNKCLEHSNEEMEESYRRLLKSYNDIEETNQRLQESSKDMETTNKCLQENNRELEEQNKCLEHTNEEMEESYRRLLKSYNDIEETNQRLQESSKDMETTNKCLQENNRELEEQNKCLEHTNEEMEESYRRLLKSYNDIEETNQRLQESSKDMETRNKCLHESNRELEEKNKCLEHANEGMMVVNQLLQESNRELEVINQRLQESSKEMEATHKSLQETIKKLEKTNEDLQEQSNKTEIRNQNLQESVKHMEAKHKLLQKKIDKIEAFSTELQQQKEKADTSKKVLEEEYNNLLEEKQFMEEERKILEEENQELQLLSQKTKKRGFFSLFQRKTEEEKMQKKEKKMKKVKEKEEKKKQQEKEEKKELQMMEKEEKKEEKEEKRKKKKGGRSWFH from the coding sequence atGGCACAAAGAAACTGCGGAAGAGGCCGTGGTGGGTTTGAAAACCCTCCTCACCGTGGTGGCCACTACAATAACAGGCGTGGCcccactgaaaaagaaaaatggctgTGTGCCTACCAGGACCGCATCTTCAAGCTGGAGGACAAAatagaggagatggagaaacaCATGAGGGAGCTCCAAGAGGAAAACTCTCAACTGCTCAGTCAAGTCCACAGCGATAGCAGAAAGATAAAGAGTCAGGAGGAACATCTGCAGGCCTACAGAGAAATGGAGGCAACCAACAAACGCCTTCAGGACAGCAAGAAAGAGTTGGAAGTAACCAACAAACGCCTCCTGGAGAGTAATAGCGAAATGGCAGTAGTAAACAAACGCATCCTAATGGCCTACAAAGAAATCCAGGCAACCAACCAATGCCTTCAGGACAGTAAGAAAGACATGgagacaacaaataaatgtcTTCAGGAGAATAAAAGAgtgttggaagaaaaaaacaaatgcctcGAACATACCAACGAAGAAATAGAGGAATCATACAGACGTCTCCTAAAGTCTTACAACGATATCGAGGAAACCAACCAACGTCTTCAGGAGAGTAGTAAAGACATGGAGACACCAAATAAATGTCTTCATGAGAATAACAGAgagttggaagaaaaaaacaaatgcctcGAACATACCAATGAAAAAATGGAGGAATCATACAGACGTCTCCTAAAGTCCTACAACGATATCGAGGAAACGAACCAACGCCTTCAGGAGAGTAGTAAAGACATGGAGACACCAAATAAATGTCTTCATGAGAGTAACAGAgagttggaagaaaaaaacaaatgcttagAACATTCCAACGAAGAAATGGAGGAATCATACAGACGTCTCCTAAAGTCCTACAACGATATCGAGGAAACCAACCAACGTCTTCAGGAGAGTAGTAAAGACATGgagacaacaaataaatgtcTTCAGGAGAATAACAGAGAGTTGgaagaacaaaacaaatgccTCGAACATACCAATGAAGAAATGGAGGAATCATACAGACGCCTCCTAAAGTCCTACAACGATATCGAGGAAACGAACCAACGCCTTCAGGAGAGTAGTAAAGACATGgagacaacaaataaatgtcTTCAGGAGAATAACAGAGAGTTGgaagaacaaaacaaatgccTCGAACATACCAATGAAGAAATGGAGGAATCATACAGACGCCTCCTAAAGTCCTACAACGATATCGAGGAAACGAACCAACGTCTTCAGGAGAGTAGTAAAGACATGGAGACAAGAAATAAATGTCTTCATGAGAGTAACAGAgagttggaagaaaaaaacaaatgcctcGAACATGCCAATGAAGGAATGATGGTAGTGAACCAGCTCCTCCAAGAAAGTAACAGAGAATTGGAAGTAATCAACCAACGCCTTCAGGAGAGTAGTAAAGAAATGGAGGCAACACACAAAAGTCTCCAAGAGACGatcaaaaaattagaaaaaacaaaCGAAGACCTCCAGGAGCAAAGTAATAAAACAGAGATAAGAAACCAAAACCTCCAAGAGTCTGTTAAACACATGGAGGCAAAGCACAAACTCCTCCAGAAGAAGATTGATAAGATAGAGGCCTTCAGTACTGAACTCcagcagcagaaggaaaaaGCAGATACCAGCAAAAAGGTACTGGAGGAGGAGTATAATAATCTGCTGGAGGAAAAACAGTTTatggaggaagagagaaaaatccTGGAGGAGGAAAATCAGGAGCTTCAACTTCTGAgtcaaaagactaaaaaaagagGTTTCTTTAGTTTGTTCcagaggaagacagaggaggagaaaatgcaaaagaaagaaaagaaaatgaagaaagtgaaagaaaaagaggagaagaaaaagcagcaagaaaaagaagagaagaaagagctgcaaatgatggaaaaggaagaaaagaaggaggagaaagaagagaagaggaagaagaagaaaggcgGTCGGAGCTGGTTCCACTAA